The proteins below come from a single Clupea harengus chromosome 21, Ch_v2.0.2, whole genome shotgun sequence genomic window:
- the LOC105911689 gene encoding tripartite motif-containing protein 16-like — MTCHNPPCPAFHISPLTLPGGSSPRLWLSSTSLETKLSHISSCMLEVASVRHKLRKMAEAFEKDQDPFRCSVCLDPLRDPVTIPCGHSYCMSCIRGCWDQEDQKGDYSCPQCRERFSPRPALRKSTMLAELMDKMKTTGIQAAPSAPCYAGPGDVECDLCSERKLKAVKSCLVCLISLCQTHVKPHYNIPALKNHKLVPAFTDLQQKICSQHNKLIEVFCCTDQKCICMLCTMDEHKGHDTVSAAAERKEREKQLGRTKEEFLQRIQERETELRELREAVASYKHSAQEVEEHSYRIFTELLQSIERRRSEVKEQIRAQQKAALKEAEDILEKLEQEIAELRRRNAQLEELSCEEDPVHFIQSFQALQPFVSKTSPGITLNTQLPFEDLTESLSALKNKVEELCKQDMMKISGEVTTTEIILTQEPQTREEFLKYSCQLTLDPNTAHRSLSLSEGNRKVTVGKKQPYPDHPDRFKKYHQVLCEQGFCGRFYWEVEMSLENNTAVEIAVAYKGITGENESEFGMGNDESWCLGCNTVKCAFYHNDDETFISITPMSRIGVYVDHRAGTLSFYNVSDTMTLLHKEQKTFTAPLYPGFSVDDGASVKMCSE, encoded by the exons ATGACATGTCACAATCCTCCCTGTCCTGCCTTTCACATTTCCCCCCTAACTCTACCAGGAGGCTCCTCCCCCCGTCTCTGGCTCAGCAGCACTTCCTTAGAAACGAAACTTAGCCACATTAGCAGCTGTATGCTTGAAGTAGCGTCTGTGCGCCATAAACTGAGGAAAATGGCTGAAGCTTTTGAGAAAGACCAAGATCCATTTCGCTGTTCGGTGTGTCTGGACCCATTAAGGGATCCAGTCACTATTCCATGTGGACACAGTTACTGTATGAGCTGCATTCGTggctgctgggatcaggaagatcaGAAGGGTGACTACAGCTGTCCGCAGTGCAGAGAGAGATTCAGCCCAAGGCCTGCTCTGAGGAAAAGTACCATGTTAGCTGAGCTGATGGACAAAATGAAGACGACTGGGATCCAGGCTGCTCCTTCTGCACCCTGCTATGCTGGACCAGGAGACGTGGAGTGTGACCTCTGCTCTGAGAGAAAACTCAAGGCTGTCAAatcctgtttggtgtgtctgatATCTCTCTGTCAAACGCACGTCAAGCCTCACTACAACATCCCTGCCTTAAAGAATCACAAGCTGGTCCCAGCCTTCACAGACTTACAGCAGAAGATCTGCTCTCAGCATAACAAGCTGATTGAGGTTTTTTGTTGCACTGATCAAAAGTGTATCTGCATGTTGTGCACAATGGATGAGCACAAAGGCCACGACACAGTTTCAGCTGCAGCAGaacggaaggagagagag aAACAGCTGGGGAGGACAAAGGAGGAATTCCtgcagagaatccaggagagagagacggagctgCGAGAGTTGAGGGAGGCTGTGGCTTCTTATAAG CACTCTGCACAGGAGGTAGAAGAGCACAGTTATAGGATCTTCACTGAGCTGCTGCAGTCCATTGAGAGAAGACGCTCTGAAGTGAAAGAGCAGATCAGAGCTCAGCAGAAGGCAGCACTGAAAGAAGCTGAAGACATTTTGGAgaaactggagcaggagatcgCTGAGCTGAGGAGAAGAAATGCTCAACTAGAGGAACTCTCGTGTGAGGAGGACCCCGTCCATTTCATCCAG AGTTTCCAGGCCCTCCAGCCCTTTGTATCCAAGACTTCACCTGGCATCACTCTCAATACACAACTGCCCTTTGAGGACCTGACGGAATCTCTCTCTGCTTTGAAAAATAAAGTGGAAGAACTCTGCAAGCAGGACATGATGAAGATATCTGGAGAGG TGACAACGACAGAGATCATCTTAACCCAGGAGCCACAAACCAGAGAGGAGTTCTTAAAGT ATTCCTGTCAGCTgacactggatccaaacacggcacacagatctctctcactgtctgaggggaacaggaagGTAACAGTTGGAAAGAAGCAGCCATATCCAGATCATCCAgacagatttaaaaaatatcATCAGGTGTTGTGTGAACAGGGGTTTTGTGGACGCTTTTACTGGGAGGTCGAGATGAGTCTGGAGAACAATACTGCGGTCGAAATTGCTGTCGCATACAAAGGCATAACTGGGGAGAATGAAAGTGAGTTTGGAATGGGAAATGATGAGTCATGGTGTTTGGGCTGTAATACAGTGAAATGTGCTTTCTACCACAATGACGATGAAACTTTTATCTCCATCACTCCCATGTCAAGAATAGgggtgtatgtggatcacagggcaggaactctgtccttctacaatgtctctgacacaatgaccctcctaCACAAAGAACAGAAAACATTCACTGCACCACTCTATCCTGGGTTCTCGGTGGATGATGGCGCATCTGTAAAAATGTGTTCAGAATAA